A stretch of Prunus dulcis chromosome 6, ALMONDv2, whole genome shotgun sequence DNA encodes these proteins:
- the LOC117629542 gene encoding disease resistance protein Pik-1-like — protein MKQKIAVSVPMHCDKCRTKALKIAAAAHGVSKVSIEADKGHMEVIGDGVDSVCLTSLLRKKLGFATIVKVEEVKGAKDDKKEEKATPPPGCVQYCPPMYYELVDEYPEPVQCSIM, from the exons ATGAAG CAAAAGATAGCAGTGAGTGTGCCAATGCACTGTGACAAATGCCGAACCAAGGCCTTGAAGATTGCTGCAGCTGCACACG GTGTGAGCAAAGTGTCGATCGAAGCAGACAAAGGTCATATGGAGGTGATTGGAGATGGGGTTGACTCTGTTTGCTTGACCAGTTTGTTAAGGAAGAAGCTTGGCTTCGCCACCATTGTCAAAGTTGAAGAAGTGAAAGGAGCTAAAGATGAtaagaaagaggaaaaggcAACGCCTCCCCCAGGCTGTGTTCAATATTGTCCTCCAATGTACTATGAACTGGTTGATGAATATCCAGAACCAGTCCAATGCTCTATTATGTAA